The stretch of DNA GTCGAAGCGCTTGGCAACCTGCCCGTGGTCGTCGGCGTCGCGGAGCGCCACGACATGCATCACGGACGCGAGCGCCGCGGGCGCCGCCTCGAAGCCCATGATCTCGTTGTGGTCCATCTCCGGCAGCACGTTGCCCACGGCCGGGTGCTTCGCGTTCTCGTGGATCTGCGTCCGCCACCGCATCCCGACCGACTCCAGCAGGCCGACGCCCGTGTAGATCACCGGCAGCATCCCGTCGAACTGGGCGGCGAGGGCGCGCGCCGGCGTGTCGGCATCGTCCACGTCGTTCGCCTCAGCGCGGTCGCGGGCCGACGCGAGGGCCGTGGCGAACTCGGCGTCCGACAGCTCCGCCAGTCCCAGCTTCCGGGCCAGCCGCAGCACGACGCCGAGGGAGTAGCCCAGCGCCGCGCGAGGCTGGAGGCCGCCAGGGATGGTCACCACGTCGAGGCCGTCCGCCTCGGCGATGCCCGCGAGGGTGCCGCCCGACGTGATGGCGAGGCGCCGCGCCCCGCGCGCCTTGGCGTCGGCGAAGGCCGCGAGCGTCTCTTCGGTGCCGCCCGAGTAGCTGGACGCGACCACCAGGGTCTTCTCCCCCACCCAGCCCGGCAGCGCGTAGCCGCGGTTGACGAGGAACGGCAGCGGCGACGTCGGCTCCACGATGCCGCGCACGAGGTCACCCCCGATCGCCGAGCCGCCCATGCCGCACAGCACGATGCCGTCGAACGCCGAGGCGTCCAGGTCGAAGCCGTCTACGGCCGCCCCGCGCTCCCAGCCGACGGCGAGATGGTCGGGGAAGGCGCGGACGGCGGCGCGCATGTCGCCGGGGTCGAGGGAGGGGTCGTAGATCGTGTCGGACATCGAAAAGGGAACGTGGAGCGAGCGGGATGAGCGGCGTGCCGATGGCACATCAGCCGCCGGAGGCCGGTTCGAGGCGGGCGGAGATGCGGTCGGAGAGTCCGCCATCGGCCTGGTCGAGGCCGAGAAGATCGGCGAGGTCGCGGTTGTGGCAGGCGAGGAAGTAGTCCAGGAGGCGACCCACCGAGGTCGCGTCGGGCTGGCGGAGGGCACGACGGGCGAGGTCCTCGGCCTCCTCCAGCGTAAACGCCCGGATGACGCGCTTGACGAGCGTCAGGTACGCCGGCGACGCGCTGAGCGTGCGGACGCCCAGCCCCACCAGCAGCGGCGTCACGCGCGGATCGGCGGCCACCTCGCCGCAGACCGACACCGGAATGCCCGCCTCGTTGGCGGTCTTGGCCGTGTGCGCGATCAGCCCGAGGACGGCCGGGTGCAGCTCGTGGTAGAGGTCCGCCACGAGGTCGTTGCCGCGGTCGACGGCCAGCGTGAACTGGGTCAGGTCGTTGGTGCCGATCGAGAAGAAGTCGACGGTCTTGGTGTACAGCTCGGCCTGGATGGCGACCGACGGGACCTCGACCATGATGCCCAGCGGCACGTCCGGGCGATGCTCGATGCCCTCGGCGCGCAGGTCGTCGCAGACGGCCCGGTACGCGCGCCGGAACTCGCGGACCTCCTCGATGCCGGAGACCATCGGCAGGAGGATGCGCGGCGGCGCGTCGTCGGCGGAGGCCGCGGCGGCACGGAGGACGGCGCGGAGTTGGGGGCGGAGCAGGTCGGGCTTGTCGAGCAGGATGCGGATGCCGCGCCAGCCCAGGAACGGGTTCGCCTCGCGGTGCGACATCGGCAGGACCTTGTCGCCGCCGAGGTCGAGCAGCCGGAACGTGACCGCGTGCGGCGCCGACGCCACGATGGCGTCGCGGTAGACTTCGTACTGCTGCTCCTCATCAAGGGCCCGCCCCTGGGTCAGGAACAGCATCTCGGTCCGGAACAGGCCGACGCCCGCGGCACCGTACTCGTGCAGGAGCGGGAATTCCTCCCGGAACTCGACGTTGGCCTGGAGCGCGACCGGATGCCCGTCCTTGGTCTCGGACGGCATCGCGAGGAGCGCCTCGCGGTCGGCCGTGATGCGCGCGAACTGGGCCGCCTTCAGTTCCGCCGCCACCAGCGTCTCCGGCTCCGGGTTGACGATCACCGTCCCCGAGAAGCCGTCCACGATCACCACGTCGTCCGGGCCGACGTGCTCGGCGAGGCCATGCAGGCTCACGACCGCGGGCACGCCGAGCGCGCGGGCCATAATGGAGACGTGGCTCGTCGGGCCGCCGAAGTCGAGCACGACGCCCAGGACGCCGCGGCGGCTGAACAGCAGCACGTCGGCCGCGGTCAGGTTCTGCGCGACCACAACGCGGTGCGGGTCGATCTTCGACACCGCCCGCCCCTGCTGGAGGTTGCGGAGGACGCGGTTCTGCACGTCCTGGAAGTCGGCCGCGCGCTCGCGGAGCGACGCGTTCGGGCTCGACTCCAGCCGCCGCCGATGCTCGTCCAGCACCGACTGCACCGCCCACCCCGCCCCGGCCGCGTTGTCGCGGACGTGCTCGACGACCGCGTCGTAGAACTGGCGATCCCGCAGGATCAGCCCCTGTGCGTCGAAGATGCCCGCCGAGCCCTCGCCCAGCTTCTCGCGCGCGACGACCGTGATCTTGCGCAGTTCGCGCTCGCTCCGCTGGATGGCGCGCTCGAACCGCTCTAGCTCCGCCTCGACGTCCGCCGGGTCGAGGTGGTCGGGTGTGGCCTGGTAGGCGCCCGCGGCGAACAGGTACGCGGGC from Rubrivirga sp. SAORIC476 encodes:
- a CDS encoding bifunctional phosphoglucose/phosphomannose isomerase, with amino-acid sequence MSDTIYDPSLDPGDMRAAVRAFPDHLAVGWERGAAVDGFDLDASAFDGIVLCGMGGSAIGGDLVRGIVEPTSPLPFLVNRGYALPGWVGEKTLVVASSYSGGTEETLAAFADAKARGARRLAITSGGTLAGIAEADGLDVVTIPGGLQPRAALGYSLGVVLRLARKLGLAELSDAEFATALASARDRAEANDVDDADTPARALAAQFDGMLPVIYTGVGLLESVGMRWRTQIHENAKHPAVGNVLPEMDHNEIMGFEAAPAALASVMHVVALRDADDHGQVAKRFDATRDLVAPGIGGWTELRSEGTSRLDRALSLVQLGDAASFWLAMVKGVDPTPVETIQSLKKTLA
- the ptsP gene encoding phosphoenolpyruvate--protein phosphotransferase, encoding MSHDPSAPAPEPRPELRVEGIGVAPGVAIGPAYLFAAGAYQATPDHLDPADVEAELERFERAIQRSERELRKITVVAREKLGEGSAGIFDAQGLILRDRQFYDAVVEHVRDNAAGAGWAVQSVLDEHRRRLESSPNASLRERAADFQDVQNRVLRNLQQGRAVSKIDPHRVVVAQNLTAADVLLFSRRGVLGVVLDFGGPTSHVSIMARALGVPAVVSLHGLAEHVGPDDVVIVDGFSGTVIVNPEPETLVAAELKAAQFARITADREALLAMPSETKDGHPVALQANVEFREEFPLLHEYGAAGVGLFRTEMLFLTQGRALDEEQQYEVYRDAIVASAPHAVTFRLLDLGGDKVLPMSHREANPFLGWRGIRILLDKPDLLRPQLRAVLRAAAASADDAPPRILLPMVSGIEEVREFRRAYRAVCDDLRAEGIEHRPDVPLGIMVEVPSVAIQAELYTKTVDFFSIGTNDLTQFTLAVDRGNDLVADLYHELHPAVLGLIAHTAKTANEAGIPVSVCGEVAADPRVTPLLVGLGVRTLSASPAYLTLVKRVIRAFTLEEAEDLARRALRQPDATSVGRLLDYFLACHNRDLADLLGLDQADGGLSDRISARLEPASGG